A section of the Candidatus Eisenbacteria bacterium genome encodes:
- a CDS encoding 50S ribosomal protein L7/L12, with protein sequence MLESMTMLEVSGLVKKMEEHFGVTAAMPMMAAMPGAGAGAAAAVEEKTEFDVVLMGAGDKKIQVIKVVREVTGLGLKEAKDLVDGAPKPVKEKVSKEEAQSIKQKLEENGAAVEIR encoded by the coding sequence ATGTTGGAGAGCATGACGATGCTCGAAGTCTCGGGCCTCGTGAAGAAGATGGAGGAGCACTTCGGCGTCACGGCGGCCATGCCGATGATGGCGGCCATGCCCGGCGCGGGCGCGGGCGCGGCCGCGGCGGTCGAGGAGAAGACGGAGTTCGACGTCGTGCTCATGGGCGCCGGAGACAAGAAGATCCAGGTCATCAAGGTGGTCCGCGAGGTCACCGGACTGGGGCTCAAGGAAGCGAAGGACCTGGTCGACGGCGCTCCGAAGCCGGTCAAGGAGAAGGTCTCGAAGGAAGAGGCTCAGTCGATCAAGCAGAAGCTGGAGGAGAACGGCGCCGCCGTGGAGATTCGCTAG
- a CDS encoding 50S ribosomal protein L10: MPTAEKEERVRELTEAIARSKSIVLTNFTGMNVDLVTKMRRKLRDAHVEYVVEKNTLTKLALAGRGVRELDPYLEGPTGIALGPDEIAGAKILAEFSKEFEKPALKAAYVGGQLYDADGIKILAQLPPREVLLGQFIGALRSPFQGFVGVLSGSLRQLVGTVDAIAKKKQG; encoded by the coding sequence ATGCCGACGGCGGAAAAAGAAGAGCGGGTACGTGAGCTGACCGAGGCGATCGCCCGGTCGAAATCGATCGTGCTGACCAACTTCACGGGAATGAACGTGGATCTGGTCACGAAGATGCGGCGAAAGCTTCGCGACGCCCACGTGGAGTACGTCGTGGAGAAGAACACGCTCACGAAGCTGGCGCTCGCCGGAAGGGGCGTCCGGGAGCTGGATCCGTATCTCGAAGGCCCCACGGGCATCGCGCTCGGGCCGGACGAGATCGCGGGCGCCAAGATCCTGGCCGAATTCTCCAAGGAATTCGAAAAACCCGCCCTCAAGGCGGCGTATGTCGGCGGTCAGCTGTACGACGCCGACGGCATCAAGATCCTGGCCCAACTGCCTCCTCGCGAGGTGCTGCTCGGCCAGTTCATCGGGGCGCTTCGTTCGCCCTTCCAGGGATTCGTCGGCGTGCTTTCGGGCTCGCTGCGGCAACTGGTGGGAACCGTCGACGCCATCGCTAAGAAGAAACAGGGCTAG
- a CDS encoding 50S ribosomal protein L1, with protein sequence MKTGKRYRNAAQAAGLQAEKLSSLPDAIERLKTTATAKFDETIEVAMRLGVDPRHAEQLVRGSVVLPHGTGKKVRVLVLTKGEKEKEARDAGADFVGSDEWIKKLNEGWLDVDSIIATPDMMGDVGKLGRVLGPRGLMPNPRSGTVTFDVAKAVRDVKGGKIEYRVDKAGNLHAPVGKASFAKEQLLANVETFLREVVRTKPPAAKGQYIRSVTLSSTMGPPVRLDPATVQASFKA encoded by the coding sequence ATGAAAACGGGAAAACGCTACCGGAACGCCGCTCAGGCGGCGGGTCTGCAGGCGGAGAAGCTCTCGAGCTTGCCGGATGCCATCGAGCGGCTGAAGACGACGGCTACCGCCAAGTTCGATGAGACGATCGAAGTCGCGATGCGCCTCGGCGTCGATCCGCGCCACGCGGAGCAGCTGGTGCGCGGATCGGTCGTGCTGCCGCACGGCACCGGAAAGAAGGTGCGCGTCCTCGTGCTCACGAAGGGCGAGAAGGAAAAGGAGGCGCGCGACGCGGGGGCCGATTTCGTCGGCTCCGACGAGTGGATCAAGAAGTTGAACGAAGGCTGGCTCGACGTGGACAGCATCATCGCCACGCCGGACATGATGGGAGACGTGGGCAAGCTCGGCCGCGTCCTCGGTCCGCGCGGTCTCATGCCCAACCCGCGCAGCGGAACCGTCACGTTCGACGTCGCGAAGGCGGTCCGGGACGTCAAGGGCGGCAAGATCGAGTACCGGGTCGACAAGGCCGGGAATCTGCACGCGCCGGTAGGAAAGGCCTCCTTCGCCAAAGAGCAGCTTCTCGCGAACGTAGAGACCTTCTTGCGCGAGGTGGTCCGGACGAAGCCGCCCGCAGCGAAAGGGCAATACATCCGCAGCGTCACCCTGAGCTCGACGATGGGCCCCCCGGTGCGTCTCGACCCGGCCACGGTCCAGGCGAGCTTCAAAGCGTAG